The DNA region TACGATGAAAAGAGCGAACGTCCCACATACGGCTTTCTCAAAGGAACGATTGGTCGAAGTTATGCGTTTGAAACAGCCCTTCGTTATGGGATTCCGCAGAGCTTAGTTGCCGAAGCACGTGTTTTGTATGGCGAAGACAAAGAAAAACTCAATGAGCTCATTCAAAAAAATATTGATTTAGAGCTTGAGATGCGCAAAACCTCGGAAGAACTGGATGCGAGACTTCGTGAGGTAGAAAAACTCAAAGAGTCTTTGCGCGATGAAAAAGAGCGCGTGAGAGAAGAGTTTGATCATGCCTATTCGAAGATGTCTAAAGAGTTCAATCAAGCGATTGGCGAAGCAAAAAAAGCGATTAAAAGTTCCGATACCAAAGAGTCGCATCGTCTGTTAAACAAAGCCAATCAGTTGCATCAAGAGACACGCAAAGTGATTCCCGATCAAAAGGCCGAACCTTTACATGTAAACGATAAAATCAAATATGGAAGCTCCAAAGGGGTGATTAAAAGCATCAAAAAAGAGGAAGCAACCATCGAATGCGATGGCATTATGCTTCGCGTGCCACTCTCTAAGCTCAAACGCAGTGGTAATCAACCTAAAGTGCATAAAGCGGGCGTGGTGATTTCTAAAGAGACACCGAGTGGCTCAATGATTTTGGATTTACATGGTCTGCGAGCCGATGAAGCCGTTGAAAAACTGGATAAATTTTTAAGTGACGCATTGATGAGTGGTTTTGATGAGGTTTTGGTCTATCATGGCATTGGGACAGGCAAATTAGCGTATGCGGTACGAACCTTTTTAAGCACCTATCCATCACTTGTTTCCTATGGTGATGCACCGATTAATATGGGTGGATATGGTGCTACATTGATTAAACTTTAAAAAAGCTTGATGTTAGAGAATAAACGAAGAAAGAGTATCAACTCTAAACGATACTTCTTTAAAATAGAGGAATGATGTTAACAACAGAAGAACTTTTCTTAAAACTTTTACGCTTTGTCTCCGTAACACCTCATGATGATGGGGCTTTTGCGTTTATAAAAGAGTATTTAAATGATTTTAACGTTATGGAAGTGAACGTTGAAGAAACGAAAAATCTCTTTTTATATAAACGCTTTAGTGAAGGTCCACATCTTTGCTTTGCAGGGCATATTGATGTTGTACCAGCGGGTCATGGATGGCAGAGTGAGCCGTTTGAACCTATCATGAAAGAGGGTATCGTTTATGCGAGGGGTGCGCAAGATATGAAAAGTGGTGTGTGTGCATTTTTACAAGCACTCAAACAAACAGAAAATTTTAAGGGCACACTCTCAGCACTTCTCACCAGTGACGAAGAGGGTGATGCTAAACACGGTACCATAGAAGTTCTCAAAGCATTAAAAAGTCGTTCCTTCTTACCCGACTACGCCATTGTGGCAGAACCTACATCCGAAACAGTTTTTGGAGATGCTATCAAAATTGGGCGTAGAGGTTCTGTCAATGGGGTCATTGAAATTACAGGCAAGCAAGGTCATGCGGCTTATCCTGAAAAAGCGGTCAATCCTGTCCATCAAGTAGCTTCCGTACTGCACAAGCTTGCAGGTCATTTACTCGATAATGGTGATGAGGATTTTACCCCTTCCCAAATGGTTATTACCGATATTCGCGGCGGTATGGAAGTCACCAATGTCACTCCTGGAAATCTCAAGATTATGTTCAATGTCCGCAACTCAACTCAAACCGATATAGAAAAAATTCGTCTCTATGTAGAAGACGTTCTTCAGGGAATGAACTTTAGCCTCAGCCTCAGCCAAAGTGCGCAACCTTTTATTACATGTAAAGACTCTTTAATTATCAAAACACTCAAGAATGCGCTTTTACATGTAAACGGAAAAGTACCTAAACTTTCCACGGCGGGTGGAACCAGTGATGCACGTTTCTTTGGTAATTTTGGTGTTGCAACCGTCGAGTGCGGCGTGGTTAATGACACGATTCATGCTCCCAATGAGTGCTGCCCTTTAAGCGAAGTAGACTCTTTGGTGTCGGTATTTAAAACTGTAATTGAAAACTTTAAAAAGGAAGTTCTATGAAGATTGTTTCAACAACCAATGCACCTGCTGCTATTGGACCCTATTCGCAAGCCATTGTTGTGAACGACATGGTGTTTACTTCGGGACAAATTGCACTCAAACCCGATGGTAGCTTTCTAGAAGGTGATGTGGAAGCGCAAACCACTCAAGTATTGGAAAACCTCAAAGCAGTGCTTAAAGAGGCGGGAAGTAGTTTGAAAAAAGTGGTTAAAACAACCATTTTCTTAGCAAATATGGATGACTTTGCAAAAGTCAATGAGGTGTATGGCTCTTTCTTTACGGAAAACAAACCTGCACGCAGTACGGTTGGCGTGAAATCACTGCCTAAAAATGCCTTAGTTGAAATCGAAGCAATCGCTGTAAAGTAAAAATTTTATTTTAAAGGTCTAAAATCAACTTTATTTAAAGTTGTTGTAGGACTTTTTATAATAGAATATCGCACCCTAAAATCTTAGAGTAGGAAGTTGTTTAGCATGACAAAAAATCACTATGACGTCTTGGTCGTCGGTGGCGGAATCTCAGGTGCAGCTCTTTTTTATGAGCTTGCAAAATATACAGACGTTAAGCGCATTGCGCTTGTCGAAAAATATGAGCGTTTAGCAAAATTAAATTCTGCTGGAACGTCAAATTCTCAAACCATTCACTGTGGTGATATCGAGACTAACTATACTCTAGAAAAAGCGAAAAAAGTCAAAGAGACTGCAAGCATGATTGCAAAATATTGTGTTGCGCATGGACACGAAGGTAAATTCTTATTTTCGCACCAAAAAATGGCAATCGGTGTGGGTGATACCGAAGTTGCTTATATGAAAAATAGATACGAAGAGTTCAAAGAACTTTATCCGTATTTAGAAGTCTTTGACAAAGAAAAACTCGCCAAAATTGAGCCAAAACTCATTTATGACCTTGATGGCAAAGAACGCCCTGATAACATTGTTGGTGTGGGCGTCGAAGGTGGTCAGTACAGTACCGTTGATTTTGGTGCCATGACAGAGAGTTTGGTTCATGAAGCGCAAAAGATTGAAGGCAAAGTCGCTGATGTCTTTTTGAACTCTCAAGTAACCAATATTACCAAACTTGGTGATATGCATGTTGTGATGACCAAAGATCAAACGTTTACGGCTGATTTTGTGGTAGTAAACGCTGGTGCACACTCCCTTTATCTTGCACACGATATGGGATTTGGTCTTGACTTTGCATGTTTACCCGTTGCAGGTAGCTTTTATATGACAAAGAAAAAAATGCTTAATGGTAAAGTTTACATGGTTCAACACCCAAAACTTCCATTTGCAGCATTGCATGGTGATCCTGATATTTTAGCCGATGGTTGTACCCGTTTTGGACCAACGGCGTTGGTTCTTCCAAAATTGGAGCGTTATACAGGCGGTACGTATCTTGATTTCTGGCAAACATTACAGTTTGATGGTAAAGTAGCGAAAGTCTTTTATGATTTGATGAAAGATAGCGACATTCGAAATTATATCTTTAGAAACTTCTTCTTTGAAGTTCCTAAATTTGGTAAAGAACTTTTCATCAAAGATGCGCGCAAAATTGTTCCATCATTGCAACTAGACGAGATTGAGTACGCCCATCACTTTGGTGGAGTAAGACCTCAAGTAATCAACAAAACAGAGAAAAAATTGATGTTAGGTGAAGCAAGCATCAATCCGGGAACGGGTATTATCTTTAATATGACGCCAAGCCCAGGTGCTACAAGTTGTCTTGGTAATGCCAGACGTGACGTAAGAATCGTTTGTGAATACCTAGGTCGTACTTTCAACGAAGCGCTCTTTAAACAAGAACTCGTCGACTAAATCTTATGGGGCTTTGAAATAAAGCCCCAAACAAAGCTTATCTATGATAAATCCTCTTGATCTTTACGCCAAAATCGAATCTTTAATCGGTTTTGATGCACAATATGAAAAACTCTACCAGATCTATTTGAGTTTGTTAAAACCTTTACATGTAAAGACTGTTTTAGATGTTGGATGTGGTAATGGCACGTTTTTGAAGCATTTGCAAAACGAGCAATTTGATGCCTATGGCATTGATAGAAGTGTTGCAATGGTTGAACGCTCCCTTACTTTAGGTATGAATGCAAGTACCAAAGAGCTAGAGGAGTTTGGTGAAGCTTCGTTTGAATGCGTGGTTGCCATCGCAGATGTTCTTAATTACATCTCCCCTACAGAGATGGACTCTTTTTTGGAAGCAGTCGCAAGAGTTTTGCCCAAAGAGGGTTATTTTATCTTCGATGTTAACACGCTGTATGGTTTTGAAGGTGTGGCAGATGGCGTCATGTGTCAAGATAAGGAAAACCAATTTTTATGCGTTGATGCAACATTTTCTGATAAAGAATTGTTAACAAAGATCGTTTTATTTGAAAAAGAGGATGAGCTTTACCGTAAAGTTGAGGGCTCGATAACACAATACTTTCATCCACTTTCATTTTTCAAAAAGCTTAAAATGTTTAAACTCTGCTCTACCAAACCCGTCACACTTTTTGGCGACGAGCCTGATAAAACTATTTTAATTTTGCAAAAACGTTAACCCATTTTTTGTAAAAATGTGTTGAGCATTGAGTTTTGCTGATCTATCTTAGTGTCCGTATTAAGTTTATCCATGAGTTGTTTGCGAAAATCACTCAACATTTGGTCTAAACTTGCTAGTGCTTCGGCTCGCGCATTCCCCGTTAATGGAGGTTGAGCATCGGCACTTAATCCTAGTTTGTCTTCTAATTCTGCTTTTTTCTCTTCAATCATTTTTTCAATTTTTTCATTGTTATAATCTTGGAAAAAAGTCAGAGCACCTTTGCTTCCCAACGTCTTCTTAAACTCTTCAACCATTGCATCTGATTCACTTGGTTCTGTGATAGCGGACTGATTCATGGTTGTTTTTGTGGCAATTTGTTTTTGGAATTCTTCTGCAAAAGAAGATGTTGTAGAAGCACTATCGTC from Sulfurospirillum diekertiae includes:
- a CDS encoding RidA family protein; the protein is MKIVSTTNAPAAIGPYSQAIVVNDMVFTSGQIALKPDGSFLEGDVEAQTTQVLENLKAVLKEAGSSLKKVVKTTIFLANMDDFAKVNEVYGSFFTENKPARSTVGVKSLPKNALVEIEAIAVK
- a CDS encoding class I SAM-dependent DNA methyltransferase, which encodes MINPLDLYAKIESLIGFDAQYEKLYQIYLSLLKPLHVKTVLDVGCGNGTFLKHLQNEQFDAYGIDRSVAMVERSLTLGMNASTKELEEFGEASFECVVAIADVLNYISPTEMDSFLEAVARVLPKEGYFIFDVNTLYGFEGVADGVMCQDKENQFLCVDATFSDKELLTKIVLFEKEDELYRKVEGSITQYFHPLSFFKKLKMFKLCSTKPVTLFGDEPDKTILILQKR
- the dapE gene encoding succinyl-diaminopimelate desuccinylase → MLTTEELFLKLLRFVSVTPHDDGAFAFIKEYLNDFNVMEVNVEETKNLFLYKRFSEGPHLCFAGHIDVVPAGHGWQSEPFEPIMKEGIVYARGAQDMKSGVCAFLQALKQTENFKGTLSALLTSDEEGDAKHGTIEVLKALKSRSFLPDYAIVAEPTSETVFGDAIKIGRRGSVNGVIEITGKQGHAAYPEKAVNPVHQVASVLHKLAGHLLDNGDEDFTPSQMVITDIRGGMEVTNVTPGNLKIMFNVRNSTQTDIEKIRLYVEDVLQGMNFSLSLSQSAQPFITCKDSLIIKTLKNALLHVNGKVPKLSTAGGTSDARFFGNFGVATVECGVVNDTIHAPNECCPLSEVDSLVSVFKTVIENFKKEVL
- a CDS encoding FAD-dependent oxidoreductase; its protein translation is MTKNHYDVLVVGGGISGAALFYELAKYTDVKRIALVEKYERLAKLNSAGTSNSQTIHCGDIETNYTLEKAKKVKETASMIAKYCVAHGHEGKFLFSHQKMAIGVGDTEVAYMKNRYEEFKELYPYLEVFDKEKLAKIEPKLIYDLDGKERPDNIVGVGVEGGQYSTVDFGAMTESLVHEAQKIEGKVADVFLNSQVTNITKLGDMHVVMTKDQTFTADFVVVNAGAHSLYLAHDMGFGLDFACLPVAGSFYMTKKKMLNGKVYMVQHPKLPFAALHGDPDILADGCTRFGPTALVLPKLERYTGGTYLDFWQTLQFDGKVAKVFYDLMKDSDIRNYIFRNFFFEVPKFGKELFIKDARKIVPSLQLDEIEYAHHFGGVRPQVINKTEKKLMLGEASINPGTGIIFNMTPSPGATSCLGNARRDVRIVCEYLGRTFNEALFKQELVD